From Pongo pygmaeus isolate AG05252 chromosome 1, NHGRI_mPonPyg2-v2.0_pri, whole genome shotgun sequence, one genomic window encodes:
- the LAMTOR5 gene encoding ragulator complex protein LAMTOR5 yields the protein MPAGSAMEPGAGHLDGHRAGSPSLRQALCGGSAVMFSSKERGRCTVINFVPLEAPLRSTPRSRQVTEACGGEGRVVPLGSEPGWSVGGMEATLEQHLEDTMKNPSIVGVLCTDSQGLNLGCRGTLSDEHAGVISVLAQQAAKLTSDPTDIPVVCLESDNGNIMIQKHDGITVAVHKMAS from the exons ATGCCGGCCGGTTCCGCCATGGAGCCAGGTGCGGGTCACCTCGACGGTCACCGCGCGGGCAGCCCAAGCCTTCGCCAGGCTCTGTGCGGCGGCAGCGCAGTAATGTTTTCCAGTAAAGAACGCGGACGTTGCACCGTGATCAATTTTGTCCCTTTGGAGGCGCCGTTACGGTCCACGCCCCGCTCGCGTCAAGTgactgaggcctgtggtggagaaGGACGTGTCGTGCCGCTGGGTTCTGAGCCGGGGTGGTCGGTGGGTGGGATGGAGGCGACCTTGGAGCAGCACTTGGAAGACAC AATGAAGAATCCTTCCATTGTTGGAGTCCTGTGCACAGATTCACAAGGACTTAATCTGGGTT GCCGTGGGACCCTGTCAGATGAGCATGCTGGAGTGATATCTGTTCTAGCCCAGCAAGCAGCTAAGCTAACCTCTGACCCCACTGATATTCCTGTGGTGTGTCTAGAATCAGATAATGG GAACATTATGATCCAGAAACATGATGGCATCACAGTGGCAGTGCACAAAATGGCCTCTTGA